One genomic window of Roseateles sp. DAIF2 includes the following:
- the zapB gene encoding cell division protein ZapB codes for MPSITDLLDRVERLLLRHEELQRTNALLQDQLQSVSQERDSLRARLGAARQRIDALLERLPVDDSEAVKHEK; via the coding sequence ATGCCTAGCATCACCGATCTGCTCGACCGCGTCGAGCGCCTGCTGCTGCGCCATGAGGAGCTTCAGCGCACCAATGCGCTGCTGCAGGACCAGCTGCAGTCGGTCAGCCAGGAGCGCGACAGCCTGCGCGCGCGCCTGGGTGCCGCGCGCCAGCGCATCGATGCCCTGCTGGAGCGTCTGCCCGTCGACGATAGCGAAGCCGTGAAGCACGAGAAGTAG
- a CDS encoding polyhydroxyalkanoate depolymerase → MLYQFYETQRALMSPFAEFASASAKLYSHPLSPFAHGPLSQRVSAGLDLMHRLAKEYEKPEFNIRSVEVDDVDVAVQELVPLEKPFCRLLRFKRYTDDLAVLSKMKDQPTVLVVAPLSGHHSTLLRDTVRQLLKDHKVYITDWTDARMVPLEAGPFHLDDYIAYVQEFIRHIDASDCHVISVCQPTVPVLAAISLMASRGETTPRSMTMMGGPIDARKSPTAVNNLAMNRSFSWFENNVIYRVPTNYPGAGREVYPGFLQHTGFVAMNPDRHLSSHYDYFLDLVRGDDDSVEAHRTFYDEYNAVLDMPAEYYLDTIKTVFQDFALVNGTWAVDGELVRPQDITGTALLTVEGELDDISGAGQTKAAHELCSGIPAQHQAHYDAIGAGHYGIFSGRRWREKVYPTIRDFIAKYDQAPLGTAAPARRSRKKNGA, encoded by the coding sequence ATGCTGTATCAGTTCTACGAAACCCAGCGCGCGCTGATGAGCCCCTTCGCGGAGTTCGCCAGCGCCTCGGCCAAGCTCTACAGCCACCCGCTGTCGCCCTTCGCCCATGGCCCGCTGTCGCAGCGCGTGTCGGCAGGCCTGGATCTGATGCACCGGTTGGCCAAGGAGTACGAGAAGCCGGAGTTCAACATCCGCAGCGTCGAGGTCGACGACGTCGATGTCGCGGTGCAGGAACTGGTGCCGCTGGAGAAGCCCTTCTGCCGGCTGCTGCGCTTCAAGCGCTACACCGATGACCTGGCGGTGCTGTCCAAGATGAAGGACCAGCCGACCGTGCTGGTGGTGGCGCCGCTGTCGGGCCACCACAGCACCCTGCTGCGCGACACCGTGCGCCAGTTGCTGAAGGACCACAAGGTCTATATCACCGACTGGACCGACGCCCGCATGGTGCCGCTGGAGGCGGGCCCCTTCCATCTGGACGACTACATCGCCTATGTGCAGGAGTTCATCCGCCATATCGACGCGTCCGACTGCCATGTGATCTCGGTCTGCCAGCCCACCGTGCCGGTGTTGGCCGCGATCTCGCTGATGGCCTCGCGCGGCGAGACCACGCCGCGCTCGATGACCATGATGGGCGGCCCGATCGACGCCCGCAAGAGCCCGACCGCGGTCAACAACCTGGCGATGAACCGCAGCTTCAGCTGGTTCGAGAACAATGTGATCTACCGCGTGCCGACCAACTACCCGGGCGCCGGCCGCGAGGTCTATCCCGGCTTCCTGCAGCACACCGGCTTCGTCGCGATGAACCCGGACCGCCACCTGAGCTCGCATTACGACTATTTCCTGGACCTGGTGCGCGGCGACGACGACAGCGTCGAGGCGCACCGTACCTTCTACGACGAGTACAACGCGGTGCTGGACATGCCGGCCGAGTACTATCTGGACACGATCAAGACCGTGTTCCAGGACTTCGCCCTGGTCAACGGCACCTGGGCGGTCGATGGTGAGCTGGTGCGTCCGCAGGACATCACCGGCACCGCGCTGCTGACCGTCGAGGGCGAGCTGGACGACATCTCCGGCGCCGGCCAGACCAAGGCCGCCCATGAGCTGTGCTCCGGCATCCCGGCCCAGCACCAGGCCCATTACGACGCGATCGGCGCCGGCCATTACGGCATCTTCTCGGGCCGGCGCTGGCGCGAGAAGGTCTACCCGACCATCCGCGACTTCATCGCCAAGTACGACCAGGCCCCGCTGGGCACGGCCGCCCCGGCGCGCCGCAGCAGGAAGAAGAACGGCGCTTGA
- a CDS encoding cell division protein ZapA → MKQMEVTIMGQSYLLGCPEGGESTLKNAVSQVDREMSAIRDAGKVKARERIAVLAALNLAYQLAEGPATAAAAAVAAAPATETVPAELEALIRRLDEALGHDGQLL, encoded by the coding sequence ATGAAACAAATGGAAGTCACCATCATGGGCCAGAGCTATCTGCTCGGCTGCCCCGAGGGCGGCGAGTCAACGCTCAAGAACGCCGTTTCCCAGGTGGACCGTGAGATGAGTGCGATCCGCGACGCCGGCAAGGTCAAGGCGCGCGAGCGCATCGCGGTGCTGGCCGCGCTGAACCTGGCCTACCAGCTGGCCGAAGGCCCGGCCACCGCCGCTGCCGCAGCGGTGGCCGCCGCGCCGGCCACCGAGACCGTGCCCGCCGAGCTGGAGGCGCTGATCCGCCGCCTGGACGAGGCCCTGGGCCACGACGGCCAACTGCTCTGA
- the rsxB gene encoding electron transport complex subunit RsxB: protein MNPIPAEPTGGLVERLTAALPQTQCTRCGYPDCQTYAEAIAEGRAEINQCPPGGAEGVRRLAALTGRPALPLSPEHGLEAPRQLAVIDEDWCIGCTLCIKACPADCIVGAPKQMHLIVAAQCTGCELCIPACPVDCISLVNASGEATGWSAWSAPQADEALQRYRFRQQRIERDKRENDARLQAKAEAKLADLPAASQITDPALLDRKRAMIEAALARARAKRGEA from the coding sequence TTGAACCCGATCCCCGCAGAGCCGACCGGCGGCCTGGTCGAGCGGCTGACCGCCGCCCTGCCGCAGACCCAGTGCACCCGCTGTGGCTATCCCGACTGCCAGACCTATGCCGAGGCGATCGCCGAGGGCCGGGCCGAGATCAACCAATGCCCGCCCGGCGGCGCCGAGGGTGTGCGGCGCCTGGCCGCCCTGACCGGCCGCCCCGCCCTGCCGCTGAGCCCGGAACATGGGCTGGAGGCGCCGCGCCAGCTGGCGGTGATCGATGAGGACTGGTGCATCGGCTGCACCCTGTGCATCAAGGCCTGCCCGGCCGACTGCATCGTCGGCGCGCCCAAGCAGATGCATCTGATCGTCGCCGCGCAATGCACCGGCTGCGAGCTCTGCATCCCGGCCTGCCCGGTGGACTGCATCTCGCTGGTCAATGCCAGCGGCGAGGCCACCGGCTGGTCGGCCTGGAGCGCCCCGCAGGCCGATGAGGCGCTGCAGCGCTACCGCTTTCGCCAGCAGCGCATCGAGCGAGACAAGCGCGAGAACGATGCGCGCCTGCAGGCCAAGGCCGAGGCCAAGCTGGCCGACCTGCCCGCCGCCAGCCAGATCACCGATCCGGCCCTGCTGGACCGCAAGCGCGCGATGATCGAGGCCGCGCTGGCGCGCGCCCGCGCCAAGCGCGGCGAGGCCTGA
- the nth gene encoding endonuclease III: MNEQAIEGFFATLKAANPSPQTELEYSSVFELLAAVLLSAQATDVGVNKATRRLFPIANTPARILALGEQGLADYIKTIGLYRTKAANLIKTCRMLIELHGGRVPRSREALEALPGVGRKTANVVLNVAFGEPTMAVDTHIFRLGNRTGLAPGKNVLEVEQALLKRVPAEYLVDAHHWLILHGRYICQARRPLCERCQVRPYCDYPASTMDRNIA, from the coding sequence ATGAATGAACAAGCTATCGAGGGCTTCTTCGCCACCCTGAAGGCCGCCAACCCCTCGCCGCAGACCGAGCTGGAGTATTCCAGCGTGTTCGAGTTGCTGGCCGCCGTGCTGCTGTCGGCCCAGGCCACCGATGTCGGCGTCAACAAGGCCACCCGCCGGCTGTTCCCCATCGCCAACACGCCGGCCCGGATCCTGGCGCTGGGCGAGCAAGGTCTGGCCGACTACATCAAGACCATCGGCCTGTACCGCACCAAGGCCGCCAACCTGATCAAGACCTGCCGCATGCTGATCGAGCTGCATGGCGGCCGGGTGCCGCGCTCGCGCGAGGCGTTGGAGGCCCTGCCCGGCGTCGGCCGCAAGACCGCCAATGTGGTGCTCAACGTCGCCTTCGGCGAGCCGACGATGGCGGTGGACACGCATATCTTCCGCCTCGGCAACCGTACCGGCCTGGCGCCGGGCAAGAACGTGCTGGAGGTCGAGCAGGCGCTGCTCAAGCGCGTGCCGGCCGAATATCTGGTCGACGCGCATCACTGGCTGATCCTGCATGGCCGCTACATCTGCCAGGCGCGCCGCCCGCTGTGCGAGCGCTGCCAGGTGCGGCCGTACTGCGATTACCCGGCCTCTACAATGGACCGCAATATCGCTTGA
- a CDS encoding amino acid aminotransferase, with translation MSLFAAVEMAPRDPILGLNEQFNADTNPAKVNLGVGVYYDENGKLPLLKCVTQAEAQMQADPKARGYLPIDGIAAYDKAVQGLVFGSESAILAAKRVATVQALGGTGGLKIGADFLKRLNPAAKVLISDPSWENHRALFTNAGFAVETYPYYDAAKLGINFDGMLAALNAAPAGTVVVLHACCHNPTGYDLTPAQWDQVVAAVKARNLVAFLDMAYQGFGEGIAEDGAVIQQFLAANLDFFVSTSFSKSFSLYGERVGALSVVCASAEETTKVLSQLKIVIRTNYSNPPTHGAQVVASVLSTPALRQLWEDELAGMRLRIRAMREALVKALQAAGVTQDLSFVTRQKGMFSYSGLSAAQMQRLRAEFGVYGVDSGRICVAALNEKNLPAVAQAMAAVLKG, from the coding sequence ATGAGCTTGTTTGCCGCCGTCGAAATGGCCCCCCGCGACCCCATCCTGGGCCTCAACGAGCAATTCAATGCCGACACCAACCCCGCCAAGGTCAACCTGGGCGTCGGTGTCTACTACGACGAGAACGGCAAGCTGCCCCTGCTGAAATGCGTGACCCAGGCCGAGGCGCAGATGCAGGCCGACCCGAAGGCGCGCGGCTACCTGCCGATCGACGGCATCGCCGCCTATGACAAGGCGGTGCAGGGCCTGGTGTTCGGTTCTGAGAGCGCCATCCTGGCCGCCAAGCGCGTCGCCACCGTGCAGGCCCTGGGCGGCACCGGCGGCCTGAAGATCGGCGCCGATTTCCTGAAGCGCCTGAACCCCGCCGCCAAGGTGCTGATCTCCGACCCGAGCTGGGAAAACCACCGCGCGCTGTTCACCAACGCCGGTTTCGCGGTCGAGACCTACCCCTATTACGACGCCGCCAAGCTGGGCATCAACTTCGACGGCATGCTGGCCGCGCTGAACGCCGCGCCGGCCGGCACGGTCGTCGTGCTGCACGCCTGCTGCCACAACCCGACCGGCTACGACCTGACGCCGGCCCAGTGGGACCAGGTGGTTGCCGCCGTCAAGGCACGCAATCTGGTCGCCTTCCTGGACATGGCCTACCAGGGCTTCGGCGAGGGCATCGCCGAGGACGGCGCGGTGATCCAGCAGTTCCTGGCCGCTAACCTGGACTTCTTCGTCTCGACCAGCTTCTCGAAGAGCTTCTCGCTGTACGGCGAGCGCGTCGGCGCCCTGTCGGTGGTCTGCGCCTCGGCCGAGGAGACCACCAAGGTGCTGTCGCAGCTGAAAATCGTGATCCGCACCAACTATTCCAACCCACCGACCCATGGCGCCCAGGTCGTCGCCAGCGTGCTGTCGACCCCGGCCCTGCGCCAGCTGTGGGAGGACGAGCTGGCCGGCATGCGCCTGCGCATCCGCGCGATGCGCGAGGCCCTGGTCAAGGCCTTGCAGGCCGCCGGCGTCACCCAGGACCTGAGCTTCGTGACCCGCCAGAAGGGCATGTTCAGCTATTCGGGCCTGTCCGCCGCCCAGATGCAGCGCCTGCGCGCCGAGTTCGGCGTCTACGGCGTGGATTCGGGCCGCATTTGCGTCGCCGCGCTCAACGAGAAGAACCTGCCAGCCGTCGCCCAGGCGATGGCCGCGGTGCTGAAGGGCTGA